AGGGATTGGTGGAAGGCTTCACGAAAAAATATAACGTCAAGCAGTTGGTATTTTTTGAAGAGACTAACGACGTCGAGAGCGCGATAACCAGAGAGAAGCAGATGAAGAAGTGGAATCGCCAGTGGAAGATTGAATTGATTGAGAAGAGCAATCCGGAGTGGAAAGATTTGTATAGTGAAATAGCGACGTAATGGATCCCCGCTTTCGCGGGGATGACATGCGGGGCGGGCATGACAGAGGAAGCGATGAAGGTAGCTTTATACACGAGAGTCAGCACAGAGGATCAGGCGCGAGAAGGATTTTCGCTGGAGGTGCAGAGGAATTATCTTTTGCAGTACGCGAAGAACTTCGGCTGGGATGTTGTTTGCAGTCTTTCCGGAAGAGATGTTTACATGGATGATGGTTTTTCCGGCGGGAATATGGACAGGCCAGCGCTCAAGAAACTTATTTTTGATGCACGCAATAAGATGTTCGATCTGGTCTTGGTGTATAAACAGGATCGCTTGAGCCGTCGGCTTAAGGACCTGTTGGGACTACTCGAGGAGTTTGAAAATCTCGGTATAGGGTATAAATCAGCGACTGAGCCGTTTGATACGACGTCCAGCGCCGGTAAAATGGCGATTCAAATGCTGGGCTCTTGCGCGGAGTTTGAACGCAATCGTTTGGTTGAGCGTGTATTCCCGGGGATGGTCATGGGTGTTAAACGAGGCCACTGGCAAGGTGCTCGCTTTGCTCCGTATGGCTATCGCCACAATAAAGAAACCAAGAAGCTCGAGATTCATCCGGAAGAGGCAAAGATTGTCAGGGATATTTATGATCAATATTTAGGGGGCAAGAGCACCGCGCAGATCGCCGGGCATTATTATCATCTTGGTGTTTCGGCAAGACAGGGCGGAAGGTTTTACGGCAAATTTATTTCAGACATTTTGCATAGCAAGGTTTACTTGGGTACGATCACTTGGAACCGGCGGCATTACGATAAGAAGCGCAAGACGAAGAATGGCGAGGGCAAGGGTTACTGCTACGTCAATAATGATCCGTCAAAGGTGATCGAAGTTCCGAATGCCCACGAGCCTATCATCACGCAAGAGATGCACGACGCCGCGCAGAAACTTTTGGCGCGTAACCGGACGAATGCGGTTGTCCGTTTCCGGAATAATGTGTATCACTTGTCCGGTGTGGTTAAATGTAACGAATGCGGCCGCAATTACCGCGGGTTGATGATTACATGCAATCACCGCACCAAAATGAGAAGGCCGTGGTATGCGTGTTCGGCGTTGGGTGTATCGTATGTCAACTGCTCGAATAAGGCTGTTCGCGCGGATGTTCTCACTAAGCAGGTCTGGAATATTATTGATACCATCAGCAAGAACCTTCATGTCATCGAAGAATTGAGCGATGTCATTAAGTTAAGCGCGACCGAGCCGGAGCATAAGATCATTGAAGAGTTGGAAGGCAAGGAAAAGGATCTCGCCAGAAATCTCGAGAAGCAAAAGGGGCTTTATGAGGTTTTTTCGGAGGACAAGATCAATATTGATATCTACAAGGATCGGGCCGAGCTTTTGAGAAATGAGGAGAAGAAGCTCCGGCAGGATGTGAAGTCGATCCAGATCAAGATTCTCGAGAAGCGCAATGCGGTGAATCTGGTCAAGGCAACGCAGGACTTCTTGCTTTGCCTACGGAGCAATCCAAACAGCGAGAAAATGGATTACCTCATCAAAACATTCATGAGGATTATCTTTAAGGGCATATACATTCAAAACAAAGAGATCGTCAAGGTCGAGATTAACGAACCTTGGAAAATGTGTTATGAAGAGGGGTTAAAATGGCAGAAAAAGAGCGAAACGACGACAATACAGGCAAATCCGAGGACAAGCAGGGTCATGGAAAGCGTATACTTTTGCGCACCTTCGGATGCCAGATGAATATACGCGATTCGGAGTTCGTTATGGGGCTGATGCTCGATGATGGATATAAGCGAGCCGGCTCTGCAGAGGACGCGGATGTCATCCTGTTCAATTCATGCTCAGTGAGGCAGCATGCCGAGGACAGGCTCTTCAGCAACATCTCCGACCTGAAGAAGCTTAAGAAGAGAAAACCGGAGATTGTGATAGGTCTGATGGGCTGTACGGCGCAGGAGCACAAGGATAACATCCTGCGAAAGATCCCTCTGGTCGATCTGGTATGCGGGCCGGGCAATGAGGTTGACCTGCCGAGGCTGATAAAGGACGTTGTAAAGAACCGGTGCCCCATTATCGCGGCCGACAAGTCAATGAACTTAGGCCGGAGAAATTTCCGGAGTATCGCGAGGGCGGTTTTAAGGCGTTTGTGTCCATAGGTGAAGGCTGTAATAATTTCTGTTCTTATTGTATCGTGCCGTATGTGCGGGGCGCCGAGCGTTCCAGGGACGCCAAGGATATAATAAAAGAGGTAAAGGACTTAGCTGCCCGTGGATTTAAAGAAATAACTCTGTTGGGACAGAATGTTAATTCTTTTAAGCTTAAAACTTACAACTTAAAACTTACGACTTCGAATAGGGCCAATGACTTTGTTAGACTTTTAGAGGCACTTAATAAAATCAAAGGCATCGAACGCATCCGATT
The sequence above is a segment of the Candidatus Omnitrophota bacterium genome. Coding sequences within it:
- a CDS encoding GIY-YIG nuclease family protein; the protein is MKSYYVYILASKKNGTLYIGVTNDLVRRVYEHKQGLVEGFTKKYNVKQLVFFEETNDVESAITREKQMKKWNRQWKIELIEKSNPEWKDLYSEIAT
- a CDS encoding recombinase family protein; the protein is MTCGAGMTEEAMKVALYTRVSTEDQAREGFSLEVQRNYLLQYAKNFGWDVVCSLSGRDVYMDDGFSGGNMDRPALKKLIFDARNKMFDLVLVYKQDRLSRRLKDLLGLLEEFENLGIGYKSATEPFDTTSSAGKMAIQMLGSCAEFERNRLVERVFPGMVMGVKRGHWQGARFAPYGYRHNKETKKLEIHPEEAKIVRDIYDQYLGGKSTAQIAGHYYHLGVSARQGGRFYGKFISDILHSKVYLGTITWNRRHYDKKRKTKNGEGKGYCYVNNDPSKVIEVPNAHEPIITQEMHDAAQKLLARNRTNAVVRFRNNVYHLSGVVKCNECGRNYRGLMITCNHRTKMRRPWYACSALGVSYVNCSNKAVRADVLTKQVWNIIDTISKNLHVIEELSDVIKLSATEPEHKIIEELEGKEKDLARNLEKQKGLYEVFSEDKINIDIYKDRAELLRNEEKKLRQDVKSIQIKILEKRNAVNLVKATQDFLLCLRSNPNSEKMDYLIKTFMRIIFKGIYIQNKEIVKVEINEPWKMCYEEGLKWQKKSETTTIQANPRTSRVMESVYFCAPSDAR